Proteins from one Erysipelothrix larvae genomic window:
- a CDS encoding DUF7601 domain-containing protein, translating to MRKRAYKKIKSGVIALFVMLLTISTLSAWYDDTQHKTANFGTEFNQCVVILDNSELNTSKMLEGASFELYRKNELGDERIGDIYTTNESGEVTLHLESGDYYFKGIMPPSGYDFYLDEQLEDPLKFEFSVDCSLKKYVLVQTYSVCNTCSLELLNIVKNSNGTMLSDDQRNLEFEYVITFSDGKSYPYTFTGSNQSGVIDGTGSVFLKHLESILFENLPCGLEYSIQTIPKEGYTPDITDVTGILKGHDDVTITHVIDEEKGDGSFILTKHVVNRDGSQLSLDQLLTEFEFTITFEDGMTYFASLNGSIPFELASGDTIMLKHYDTLVVQTHKDNLKYTIKETDASNQGYSSSHNEIQGTTSRDTVMEYVVTNTYLNDTPEAKTGSLIVKKDVVGTTLKDSFTFTVSFSEHIEELTVSIDGGNPVKYDEGSTLQIPANSTAVFENIPYGTTYEIHEQDLETYQELVNTVSGVVDRKDTTVTFKNRFIPEPQKTLLEIRKEVVGEGDLNKAFEFTLTIDGVTESFTLKHGQSKTIEVKPGAHYEVKEKDYQQEGYILNLFNGKGNAVEGTTTHVKAVNTFDKSIINNIIEGEVIWNVPDGYDHVIPDEIEVCVYNGDGVEIACTTTNKDQDWKFEFEVPKYDKDGNEIEYYVRTKDREHFEIEYLDNYVIKLTYRVPTSLQFDISKIIKSDGNAPDETFAFKLTGMNNAPVQDTSTVLINGEGSASFGEITFTKVGTYTYVIREIVDRTSEYEYDMDPVTVQVSVSEQRLKLVVDQVTYTKAGQIVDSITFTNTYEKRIDEEPKPVKPSKPDLPETGTEHRNTAFIGFLLVCLGGLTFALQELRRFAHLKKGSHNESNS from the coding sequence ATGAGAAAACGAGCGTATAAGAAAATCAAATCGGGGGTCATTGCATTATTTGTCATGCTCCTTACAATCTCAACACTCAGTGCTTGGTATGATGATACGCAACACAAAACCGCAAACTTTGGAACAGAGTTTAATCAATGTGTTGTTATTCTTGATAATTCAGAACTGAATACAAGTAAAATGTTAGAAGGTGCAAGCTTTGAATTGTACCGTAAAAACGAGCTTGGAGATGAACGTATCGGTGATATTTACACAACAAATGAATCAGGAGAAGTTACCCTGCATCTTGAATCAGGGGACTATTACTTCAAGGGAATTATGCCGCCTTCTGGATATGATTTTTATCTTGATGAACAGTTAGAAGACCCACTCAAGTTTGAATTTAGTGTTGATTGTAGTCTCAAAAAGTATGTATTAGTTCAAACCTATAGTGTATGTAATACATGTTCACTTGAACTGTTGAATATCGTGAAAAACAGTAATGGCACCATGCTCAGTGATGATCAACGCAATCTTGAGTTTGAGTACGTGATTACATTTAGTGATGGAAAATCCTATCCATATACCTTTACAGGAAGTAATCAAAGCGGTGTGATTGATGGAACAGGTTCAGTCTTTTTGAAACACCTTGAATCCATTCTTTTCGAAAACCTTCCATGTGGTCTTGAATACTCTATACAAACCATTCCTAAAGAAGGCTACACACCCGATATCACAGATGTTACAGGAATTCTTAAAGGGCATGATGATGTAACCATTACTCATGTAATTGATGAAGAAAAAGGGGATGGATCGTTTATTCTCACAAAGCACGTTGTGAATCGGGATGGTTCACAATTATCCTTAGACCAACTTCTGACTGAATTTGAATTTACCATTACATTTGAAGACGGCATGACCTACTTTGCATCGTTAAATGGTTCGATCCCATTTGAACTCGCAAGTGGAGACACAATTATGCTCAAACATTATGACACCCTTGTGGTACAGACACACAAAGACAATTTGAAGTACACAATCAAGGAAACTGATGCAAGCAATCAAGGATATAGTAGTTCACACAATGAGATCCAAGGGACAACATCACGCGATACAGTGATGGAATATGTCGTGACCAATACCTATCTAAACGATACACCTGAAGCAAAGACGGGATCGCTTATTGTTAAAAAAGATGTTGTGGGAACCACGCTTAAAGACAGTTTCACATTTACCGTATCATTTAGTGAACATATTGAAGAACTTACTGTGTCAATTGACGGTGGAAATCCTGTGAAGTATGATGAAGGGTCAACACTTCAAATCCCAGCAAATTCAACTGCTGTATTTGAGAACATTCCCTATGGCACAACCTACGAAATCCATGAACAAGATCTTGAAACATATCAAGAACTTGTTAATACAGTGAGTGGAGTGGTGGATCGTAAGGATACAACTGTAACCTTTAAAAACCGTTTCATACCTGAACCACAAAAAACGCTTCTAGAAATAAGAAAAGAAGTAGTTGGTGAAGGAGACTTAAATAAAGCATTTGAGTTTACACTCACAATCGATGGTGTTACAGAGTCATTCACGTTGAAACATGGTCAATCTAAAACGATTGAAGTAAAACCTGGAGCACACTATGAAGTTAAAGAAAAAGACTATCAGCAAGAGGGGTATATTCTAAATCTATTCAATGGAAAAGGGAATGCAGTTGAAGGAACGACGACGCATGTTAAAGCGGTCAACACCTTTGATAAATCAATCATCAACAATATCATTGAAGGGGAAGTGATTTGGAATGTTCCAGATGGCTATGATCATGTGATTCCAGATGAAATTGAAGTGTGTGTTTATAATGGCGATGGTGTTGAAATTGCATGTACAACCACAAACAAAGACCAGGATTGGAAGTTTGAGTTTGAAGTGCCGAAGTATGATAAAGATGGCAATGAAATCGAGTATTATGTCAGAACAAAAGACCGCGAACATTTTGAAATCGAATACTTAGACAATTATGTCATTAAGCTCACATACCGTGTCCCAACAAGCCTTCAATTTGATATTAGTAAGATTATCAAATCCGATGGAAATGCACCCGATGAAACCTTTGCATTTAAACTGACGGGGATGAACAACGCACCCGTTCAAGATACAAGCACTGTACTCATAAATGGGGAAGGGAGTGCATCCTTTGGAGAAATTACCTTTACCAAAGTAGGCACTTATACCTATGTCATTCGAGAAATCGTCGATCGAACTTCTGAGTATGAATATGATATGGACCCTGTTACAGTTCAAGTAAGTGTCAGTGAACAAAGACTGAAACTTGTAGTTGATCAGGTTACTTATACAAAAGCCGGACAAATTGTGGATTCAATTACCTTCACCAACACGTATGAAAAACGCATTGATGAAGAACCTAAACCGGTTAAACCATCAAAACCAGATCTACCAGAAACCGGAACTGAGCATAGAAACACTGCATTTATAGGATTCTTACTCGTCTGTCTTGGAGGATTAACCTTTGCATTACAAGAGTTAAGACGCTTTGCACACTTGAAAAAAGGATCACACAACGAATCCAATTCATAA